GCGCGCTCATCGCCGATCCGATCCATGACTATGTCTTCTTCACCGTGCCGCTGGATTCGCCCGACGCCTCCGAGCGGACGGAGAAGGACTTGATCGACTCGGCCTGGGTCCAGCGCCTCCGGTATATCTATCAGCTCCAAAGCGCCCGGTGGGTCTACCCCTCGGCCGAACATAGCCGGTTTGTCCACTCGGTCGGCACGATGCACGTGGCCGGACGATTCGCCCGGCACCTCCATCCCTTTCTCAAAGAGGCGGCCCCGGACTGTCCGTCCATCAACTTTGTAGAGGAGTTTCTGCGGGTGACCGCCCTGGTGCATGACATCGGCCACGGCCCCTTCTGCCATTTCTTCGACGACAACTTCCTCGCGGCCTACCATCTCACGCACGAACGGATCGGCCAGATCATCATTCGCGACCATCTCGGCCCGACGATCAGAAAGATCCGCCGCAGCCCGAGCGGCCCCTTCGCCAAGGGCGAGGAACTGGACCCGGCGCAGATCGCCCACATCATCCTGAAGGAGAAGGGGAAGGACAACTCCCGGCTCCCTCGATGGTTGACATACCTCCAGCCGGTCATCTCGGGCAGTTATACGGCCGACAATCTCGATTACGTCCTGCGGGATTCCTACATGTGCGGGGTGGCGGTCGGCCCCGTGGATCTGGACCGTCTGATCCACTACACGATGCTGACCAAACAGGGGTTCACCATCCATAAGACGGGCCTCCCCGCGCTTCAGATGTTCCTCACCACGCGCATGTACCTGTACTCGAACGTCTACTACCATCGCACCACCAGGGCGATCGACATCCACCTCCGCGATATCTTCGGCGACAGCATGAGGCTCTTGTTTCCCTACGATCCGCGGCGCCGTATGGACCGCTACCTCGATCTGACCGATTGGTCGCTCCTCGAAGAAGTCCGCACCTGGCGGTCCTCGCGCCATCGGAACCGGCGCCGGCTCGCGGCGGAATGGGCGAGAATTCTAGGGCGCGATGTGAAGTGGAAAATGGCCTACAGCACGGTGCTCAAGGAGAAGGGGCAGGAGCGAGGGCTCGACTTCCCCAGCCATACGCACTTCGAGCAGTTGATCACAAAGGAGCTTCCCGCCTCCCGACAGCGGATCGCCTTTCGCGTCGACATGGCTCCGCTGGATCCCCGCCCGGATCCGAAAGACCTGAGCAGCAAGCCGCTGTTCGTCTACGACCCCGGGACCAAAGGGGTCTCTCGGGAGCCGTTGGAGGAATTTCTCGATCTCCTGCCCACCAGGCTGGTCCAGTTCCGCATTTACGCGCTTGATCACGAGCACGACGCGGACCTCTCACGGGCCGCCGCTTCCGTGCTTAATCGGACCCCCTCCAGCAGCCCCACCAACGTCTAGCCGGCTCCGGAAACCCGTCTTGGATGGTAGGGCGCTTGCTCAGTCCGCGCGGTCTGCCGTGCGAAATCGCGATAGAAGGGGGAAATCAGCGAAGGGGCTGGACGTTATCGAGGGGCGGCGCCGTTGAGCAACGGGAGGCCGACCAGCGCATAGGGATTGATCCAGGCCCCGTTGACCCGAGCACCCCAATGGAGATGCGGACCGGTCGCCCGGCCGCTCGCGCCGACCTTGCCGATCACTTGACCCGCCTTGACCGGATCGCCGTCCTTGACGAGGACTTCGGAGAGATGAAAATACATCGAGTACAGGCCGAGCCCGTGATCCAGGTAGATGCCGAGCCCGGAGAACACGTGATCGACCGTCAACCGCACGATGCCGTCGTTCGTCGCCACGACCTCGGTCCCCGCCGGGGCGGCGATGTCTTCCCCCCGATGGGGGCTCTTGGGCTGGCCGTTCAACACGCGGACGCTCCCGAACCGTCCGCTCCGCTTGCCGCCCACCGGCTCCCGGAAATCCACCGACCATAACCGGATGCGCGAATCCTCCGCCAACGCCGCCCGCACCTGTTCCTGTTCGCTCTTGTAACGGGCCAACCCCTCCTCGTCGAGGTCGACCTTCTCCTTCGGCAGCTTCAGCCGCTCGACGTTGAATTTCTCTTTGAGCACGAGGATGTTGTAGCTCAGACGCCGCTGCTGTTCCCCGTTTCGGACCTCGACCACCAGCTCATGCGTCCCCGGCTCGTCCTGCAAATCGAGACCGAGCAACGCCACGAAGCCCTGGCCCTGCCCGGGCCGATACTCGGGAAAGAACGGAATCGTTCGTCCCATGAAAGTTCCGGACAGGACCGCGGTCGGCTCCTCGATCGGCACCTTGACGACCAATACCTGTCCCTGTTTCCCGCTGAGTTGCCCGTCGGTGCCGTGGAGGACCTGCGGGCCGGATGGAAACCATTCCACCGGAAAGATGCTTGCGAGGATGACAATGGCCGAGAGCGTCACCCGCTCGGCGTAACCCATGGCCAATGACGGCCTGGCGGACGGGAGCCTCATCGGTAGAACCTCAATCCGGCCACCTGAGAGACCAG
The DNA window shown above is from Nitrospira tepida and carries:
- a CDS encoding M23 family metallopeptidase, with translation MRLPSARPSLAMGYAERVTLSAIVILASIFPVEWFPSGPQVLHGTDGQLSGKQGQVLVVKVPIEEPTAVLSGTFMGRTIPFFPEYRPGQGQGFVALLGLDLQDEPGTHELVVEVRNGEQQRRLSYNILVLKEKFNVERLKLPKEKVDLDEEGLARYKSEQEQVRAALAEDSRIRLWSVDFREPVGGKRSGRFGSVRVLNGQPKSPHRGEDIAAPAGTEVVATNDGIVRLTVDHVFSGLGIYLDHGLGLYSMYFHLSEVLVKDGDPVKAGQVIGKVGASGRATGPHLHWGARVNGAWINPYALVGLPLLNGAAPR
- a CDS encoding HD domain-containing protein, which produces MTPSNDAAAKPYDGCALIADPIHDYVFFTVPLDSPDASERTEKDLIDSAWVQRLRYIYQLQSARWVYPSAEHSRFVHSVGTMHVAGRFARHLHPFLKEAAPDCPSINFVEEFLRVTALVHDIGHGPFCHFFDDNFLAAYHLTHERIGQIIIRDHLGPTIRKIRRSPSGPFAKGEELDPAQIAHIILKEKGKDNSRLPRWLTYLQPVISGSYTADNLDYVLRDSYMCGVAVGPVDLDRLIHYTMLTKQGFTIHKTGLPALQMFLTTRMYLYSNVYYHRTTRAIDIHLRDIFGDSMRLLFPYDPRRRMDRYLDLTDWSLLEEVRTWRSSRHRNRRRLAAEWARILGRDVKWKMAYSTVLKEKGQERGLDFPSHTHFEQLITKELPASRQRIAFRVDMAPLDPRPDPKDLSSKPLFVYDPGTKGVSREPLEEFLDLLPTRLVQFRIYALDHEHDADLSRAAASVLNRTPSSSPTNV